One region of Vescimonas fastidiosa genomic DNA includes:
- a CDS encoding DpnD/PcfM family protein → MAKKYRVTITETLKRTVDVTAESKEAAEQIVGDEWYSGKHILTADDFIGVEFEANTI, encoded by the coding sequence ATGGCAAAGAAATATAGGGTCACCATAACCGAAACGCTGAAACGAACGGTCGATGTGACGGCAGAAAGCAAAGAGGCCGCTGAGCAGATCGTCGGCGACGAATGGTACAGCGGCAAGCATATTCTGACTGCCGATGATTTTATCGGCGTTGAATTTGAAGCAAATACTATTTAG